The genomic DNA CAACGAGCAGGGCCAGAGGGAATCACTAGAGGCACTGGGCAGAATTTACCTCCAGTTGGGAGAATTGCCTGTTGCAGAAAAATACCTGCATCTGGCCCTAGAATTAGCTAGGCACAATGGCATTGAAAGAGCCCAGCTCCTCAATCTACTCGCCGGGGTACAACACAGGAGTGGCGACTACGGATCATCACTCACGTCACTTGAAGAAGCCCTCAAGATTCACGAGCTGCTTAACAACAGCAGCCAGGCGGCGAGTGTGCTGGGTAACATGGGGATTCTGTACACCAGCCAAGGAAGATATCCAGAAGCGCTTACGCACCTGACCCGGGCATACCGTATCTTAAGAGACGAGGCGCAGGATGAGCGGATGCAAGGAGTGGTTCTGCTCAACCTGGGACATCTATACCTTGGAATGGGAGAGCCGACAAAGTCAATTCCTTACTTTGAAGAGGCACTACATCTGGCAAGGCGGAGGCAAGACCGTCTTGCAGTGGCAATGTCAACCCTAAACATAGGTGCCGCTCAGGACCAGGCCGGTCATTACGCTGACGCAGAGCCTGCCTTCCGAGAAGCACTCACCATCTCACGTGAGATTCAGTACCGTCCCGGTGAGGTTTCTGCCCTCGACGGCCTGGGTAATATCCTTGCTCAGCGCGGACAGCTCCATGAAGCCGCCGCCGCTCACGCCGAAGCCGCCGCCATAGCGCGGGAGATTGAGGACCTGGAGGGGGAACTCGACGCCCTCAACCACCTCGGACAGGTGCAGGCGGAACTGGGGGACTTCCCTGTCGCCCTCTCGTCTCTGGAACGGGCGCTGACGCTGGCGCAGGAGGCCGACCACAAGAAGACGGTGTACGAGGCCCACCGCGCCCTAGCGGGGGTGTACAAGCGGGCGGGCGACTTCGAGCGGGCGCTGCACCACCACGAGCTGTACCACGAGGCCGAGCGGGCACTGTTCAACGAGGAGAGCGACAAGAAAACGCGCGAGCTGAGCGCGCAATTCGACGTGGAGCGCGCCCGCCACGAGGCCGAGGTGCAGCGCCTGCAACGCGAGATGGCCGAGACGGCGCGCGAGGAGGCCGAGGCCCTGGTCCGCGAGCGTACCCACGAGCTGGAGCAGGCGCAGGTCGAGATCGTGACCCGGCTGGCGGTGGCGGCCGAGTACCGCGACGACCTGACGGGCGAGCACACCTGGCGGGTGGGGCATGTCAGCGCCCTGATCGCGCGGGAGCTGGGCCTGCCCGACGAGGACGTGGCCCTGCTGCGGATCGCGGCGAGACTGCACGACGTGGGCAAGATCGGCATTCCCGACGCCATCCTGCTCAAGCCGGGCAAATTCACCCCCGAGGAGCAGGAGCGCATGAAGGCACACACCCTGATCGGCGCGCGCATCCTCTCGGGCGGACACTCGCGCCTGCTCCGCATGGCCGAGGAGATCGCCCTGTCGCACCACGAACGCTGGGACGGCGGCGGCTACCCGCTGGGCAAGGCCGGGCACAGCATCCCGGTGACCGGGCGCATCGTGTCGGTCGCTGACGTGTTCGACGCTCTGACGAGCGAGCGGCCCTACAAGCAGGCCTGGGACCGGGGCGACGCGCTGGCCGAGCTGCGGCGGCAGGCGGGCACCCAGTTCGACCCCGAGGTCGTGGAGGCGGCCCTGCGGGTCTTTACCCGGGCCGACTTCACCCGCCTGATGCGCGCCGAAACGGAAAGCGCGGCGGCGGCCGAGGCCACCCGCCGGTCCTGAGGCCGGAGCAGGCGGCCTGCGCTACAGTGCCCCGCGTGACGACCACCGCCCCCGCGCCCACTGCGGCCCTCACCGCGACCGCGCTGTCCGCGCGGCTCCTGCACCACGGCTTCGGGGACACGGTGGTATTGCACGGGGTCAGCCTGGAGGTCAGCGCGGGCGAGGTCGTCGCCGTCACCGGCCCCAGCGGCAGCGGCAAGAGCACCCTGCTGCACCTGCTGGGCGGCCTGGACACCCCGCAGAAGGGCGAGGTGTGGTGGGCGGGCGAGCGGGTGGACCTCCTGGGGACCCAGGCGCGGGCGCGGCGGCGCGCGGGCCGGGTCGGGCTGGTCTTTCAGCACCACTACCTGCTGGAGGACCTGACGGTGGAGCAAAACGTCCTCGTGCCCGCCCTGCTCATCCACCGGGACGAGACGGAGCGGGCCCGGGACCTCCTCGCCCGGGTGGGGCTGGCCGGACGCGGGCGGGAGTTGCCGCGTGTGCTCAGCGGCGGTGAGCGCCAGCGGGTCGCGGTCGCCCGCGCGCTGATCACCCGTCCCGCCGTGATCCTCGCCGACGAGCCCACCGGCAGCCTCGACCGCGCCAACGCGGAGGTCGTCGCGGGCCTGCTGCTGGACCTTGCCCGCAGTGAGGGGGCAGGCGTGCTTCTCGTCACCCACGACGAGCACCTGGCCGAGCGGGCCGACCGGGCGCTGCACCTGCTGGACGGGCAGATCGTGGACGAGGCGGTCAGCCGTTAGCCCACGGGTGTTGGCGACAGCAGGAACCGGAGCGTTGGGCAGAAGATTTGTCATCCTGAGCGATGCGCAGGGCAGGCTTTTCTCTCCACGCCGTCCCAGCTCTGGAAGCTACCCTGATGGGCCGATTTCGCCGGTTGAGCGCCCCCTCTCCCCTGGCTGTTCTGACCCTCCCCCCTGGTGGGAGAAGGCCTGGCGACAGGAAGGGGCACCAGAGCGTTGTCCTGGGTGGAGATAAAAGTCTGAGGCGAAGGGTTCCTCAGTTGACGTCGTGGGATGCTTCGCGGAGTTGACCCCCCAGCACGGCGAAGGACTCAGCATGGCACTCTTCTTTTATCCCATGCCCCGACCTTTCCATCACCACCCCGCCCGCGCGTACACGTCCGGCAATGTGGGCGTCAGGCCAAACTCGCGGGCCGCGCGCTGGGGCCAGTGGGGATCGCGCAGGAAGGCGCGGGCCAGGGCGATCAGGTCGGCGCTCCCCTCCGCCAGGATTTCCTCGGCCTGGGCGGGGGTGTCGATCATGCCGACGGCCATTACCCCCAGGTCGGGCACCTCCCGCCGGACGCGGGCCGCGAAGGGCACCTGATACAGCGGCCCGGCGGTGATCTGCTGGGCGGGAGTCAGGCCGCCGCTGCTCACGTCGAGCACGTCCACTCCCTCGAAGCGCAGCAGGCCCGCGAGCGCGACCGTCTGATCCACGTCCCAGCCCCCGGACGCCCAGTCGGTCGCGCTGACCCGCACGAAGAGCGGGAGGTGCGTGGGCCACACCGCCCGGACGGCGCGCACAACCTCCAGCAGGAAGCGGACCCGGTTCTCGAAGTCCCCGCCGTACTCGTCGGCACGCGCATTCGCCAGCGGCGAGAGGAACTGGTGCAGCAGGTAGCCGTGCGCCGCGTGAATCTCGACCACGTCGAAGCCCGCGATCTGCGCCCGGCGGGCTGCCGCCGCGAAGTCGGAGGTGACGCGCCGGATGTCGTCCACCGTCATGGCGACGGGGTGGGGGTAGGCGGCGTTGTAGGGGTCGTCCGCCGGGCCGATGACCTGCCATCCCCCGGCCTCGGGCGGCACCGCGCCGTGCCCACGCCAGGGGGCATAGGTGCTCGCCTTGCGGCCCGCGTGCGCGAGCTGCACGCCGATCAGGCCGCCGTAGCGATGCACGAAGTCGGTGATGTGCCCCAGCGGCACGATCTGCTCGTCGGACCACAGGCCCAGGTCCTCGGGGCTGATGCGGCCCTCGATGGATACGGCGGTCGCCTCGGTGAAGATCAGGCCCGCGCCGCCCAGCGCGAACTGCCCTAGGTGGGTGAGGTGAAAGTCGTTCGCCACCCCATTCTGCGCGCTGTACATGCACATGGGCGACACGACGGCACGGTTGGGGAGCGTCACGCCCCGCAGTTTCAGCGGCGTGAAGAGCAGCGGGGAGGGTGTTCCCCCGGAGGCTGGGGCGGAGGAGGCGATCTGCGTCATGCCACCGAATCTAGCCAGCGGCCAGGCCCCGCGCCAGCAGGCGGAGGCTTCATGAGGGGTGCGGGGGGAGATATTGAGGGCATGGAACTTCGCAGCAGTCTGGAAGGCCTCGGCCCACACCAATTGCAGGGTTTTTTCGAGGGATGGCCCAACCCCCCTTCGGCACAGACACTCCACTGCCTCCTGGCCGGGTCGTACCGCATCTCGCTCGCGGTAGAGGATGGGGGCAGGTGGTGGGCATCGCTCAGGCCATCAGCGACGGGGTGCTGACGGCCTTTATCCCCCTGTTGGAGGTTCACGCTACCCACCGGGGAAGGGGCGTCGGCTCGGCGCTGATCCGGCATCTGCTCGCCCAACTTGACCACCTGTACGCCGTGGACCTGAGTTGCGACGACGACCTCGTGCCTTTTTACCAGCGGCTGGGCTTTCGGCGGGCCAACGCGATGGTGCTGCGGAACTATGCCCGGCAAAGCGGGGAGGCTTCCGCAAGTCCCGGCCAGGAGGGGGAGGAGCCGGAGGAATGAGCCCGCCTTCCCGCCTCAGTGCAGCGGCACGTGCCCCGGAAACCCGATCAGCCAGTCCAGCAGGTCCCCCACCATCGCCGACGCGGTGACCATGCCCCCCGCGCCGCCGCCCGCGAAGATCAGCGCGCCGCATTCCTCGCCCTCGTACACCATTGCGTTGCGGCTGGCCCCCTCGTTGCACAGGGCATGGGTGGCGGGCAGCCGCCGCGGCGAGACGCTCGCGCGCCACCCCGCCCCCTCCCGCCGCAGGTCGGCAACCAGCTTGATCCGCTCGCCCGCCGCCTGGGCCTGGGCTACCTCCTCCAGCGTCACGTCCTCGATGCCCCGCACCTCGACCGCCGAGTACGGGAAGTTGCCGTCGGCACAGAAGCGGGCCAGGACGGTGAGCTTGTGCGCGGTGTCAAAGCCGCCGACATCCAGGGTGGGCGGGTCCTCCGCGTAGCCCAGCGCCTGCGCCTGCGCGAGGGCGTCGGCGTAGCTCCGCCCCCCCTCCATCTGGGTGAGGATGTAGTTGCAGGTGCCGTTCAGCACGGCCTGGAGCCGGGTGAAGGTGCTCGCCCGCAACACGGTACTCATCGGCCCGATCACGGGCGTTCCGGCCATGACCGACGCCTCGTAGTACAGGCGCCCGGCGAGGGCATGCTCGCGCAGGTCGTCCCAGCATTCGGCGAGCAGCGCCTTGTTCGCGGTGATGACGGGACGGCCAGATCGGAGGTAGGGCAGCAGCAGGGCGAGGGGCTGGTCAATGCCCCCCAACGCCTCGACCAGCACGCTGCTCTCCCCCAGGAAGGCGGGATCGCTCGTGAGAGGCGTGCCGGGCGGAACGTCGCGCTCGCGGCGGGCATCACGGACGAGGACACCTGTGACCTCGACCCGCACGCCCAGGTTGTCGAAAATGTCCCTGCGCCTCTCCAGCAGATGCAGCACCTGCTGTCCCACCGTGCCGCAGCCCAGCAGGCCCACCGTCACCGTTCGCATGGGCGTGACTGTAGCGTCGCCCGGGGAGAGGGGAACCCCCCACCCTGTTGCCTGCCTTCCGGTCGTCTAGGGAGGGGGGCGGTAGACTGCCCCCATGTTGCCTGTGTCGAGAATTCTGTTCGTGTCGGGGCTGTGCCCACCGGGGGCGAGGCCGGTCGTGCCGTGGCGGGGTCGGGCTTTGCCCGCGGGGACGGTGCCGGTTTGACAGGGGGCCGCCTGGACGAACTGGCGGCGGAATTCGGCATGGTGGAGCGGGCGCTGGGTGATCCGGCCGCCCTCGCCGATGCGCGTGAATACGCCCGCCTGACCCGTCGCCACCGCGAACTCACGCCGCTGGTGACGCTCTACCGCGAGCGCGAGGCGCTGACCCGCGACCTCGCCGGGGCGCGCGAACTCCTCGCCGACCCCGACATGCGCGACCTGGCGGCGGGGGAGGTCGAGACCCTGACCACCCGGCTCGCCGGGATCGAGGCCGAGTTGGAAGTCCTCCTCCTGCCCACCGATCCCGACGACGCGAAGGACGTGATCCTGGAATTGCGGGCCGGGGCGGGCGGGGCGGAGGCGGGGCTCTTCGCCGTGGACCTGCTGCGGATGTACACCCGGTATGCCGAGGGCGCGGGACTCAAGCTGAACGTCCTCGACGCCTCCGAGAGCGACCTGGGCGGCGCGAGCAAGGTCGTGGCGGAGGTCACGGGGGAGTTCGCCTTCCGCGCCCTCAAGTGGGAGCGGGGCGTTCACCGGGTGCAGCGGGTGCCCGCCACCGAGTCGCAGGGCCGCATCCACACGAGCACGGTGACGGTCGCGGTCCTGCCGGAAGCCGAGCAGGGCGAGGTCCAGCTCGACCCCTCCGAGGTGCGGATCGACGTGTTCCGCTCACAGGGGGCGGGGGGGCAGGGGGTAAACACCACCGACTCGGCCGTGCGCGCCGTG from Deinococcus apachensis DSM 19763 includes the following:
- a CDS encoding tetratricopeptide repeat protein is translated as MQVLQKAWEAFQLLVNEQGQRESLEALGRIYLQLGELPVAEKYLHLALELARHNGIERAQLLNLLAGVQHRSGDYGSSLTSLEEALKIHELLNNSSQAASVLGNMGILYTSQGRYPEALTHLTRAYRILRDEAQDERMQGVVLLNLGHLYLGMGEPTKSIPYFEEALHLARRRQDRLAVAMSTLNIGAAQDQAGHYADAEPAFREALTISREIQYRPGEVSALDGLGNILAQRGQLHEAAAAHAEAAAIAREIEDLEGELDALNHLGQVQAELGDFPVALSSLERALTLAQEADHKKTVYEAHRALAGVYKRAGDFERALHHHELYHEAERALFNEESDKKTRELSAQFDVERARHEAEVQRLQREMAETAREEAEALVRERTHELEQAQVEIVTRLAVAAEYRDDLTGEHTWRVGHVSALIARELGLPDEDVALLRIAARLHDVGKIGIPDAILLKPGKFTPEEQERMKAHTLIGARILSGGHSRLLRMAEEIALSHHERWDGGGYPLGKAGHSIPVTGRIVSVADVFDALTSERPYKQAWDRGDALAELRRQAGTQFDPEVVEAALRVFTRADFTRLMRAETESAAAAEATRRS
- a CDS encoding GNAT family N-acetyltransferase — encoded protein: MVGIAQAISDGVLTAFIPLLEVHATHRGRGVGSALIRHLLAQLDHLYAVDLSCDDDLVPFYQRLGFRRANAMVLRNYARQSGEASASPGQEGEEPEE
- a CDS encoding ATP-binding cassette domain-containing protein → MTTTAPAPTAALTATALSARLLHHGFGDTVVLHGVSLEVSAGEVVAVTGPSGSGKSTLLHLLGGLDTPQKGEVWWAGERVDLLGTQARARRRAGRVGLVFQHHYLLEDLTVEQNVLVPALLIHRDETERARDLLARVGLAGRGRELPRVLSGGERQRVAVARALITRPAVILADEPTGSLDRANAEVVAGLLLDLARSEGAGVLLVTHDEHLAERADRALHLLDGQIVDEAVSR
- the prfA gene encoding peptide chain release factor 1, producing MTGGRLDELAAEFGMVERALGDPAALADAREYARLTRRHRELTPLVTLYREREALTRDLAGARELLADPDMRDLAAGEVETLTTRLAGIEAELEVLLLPTDPDDAKDVILELRAGAGGAEAGLFAVDLLRMYTRYAEGAGLKLNVLDASESDLGGASKVVAEVTGEFAFRALKWERGVHRVQRVPATESQGRIHTSTVTVAVLPEAEQGEVQLDPSEVRIDVFRSQGAGGQGVNTTDSAVRAVYRAGTPDEIVVVCQDSRSQIKNREKALVVLASRLAERERAAREERERETRASQVGTGERSEKIRTYNYPQNRVTDHRLEGDAKNFALDSVMAGGLSPVVAALARDERERQLLAMQDEGGAEAGGGRRGTYGSA
- a CDS encoding NADH:flavin oxidoreductase/NADH oxidase; the protein is MTQIASSAPASGGTPSPLLFTPLKLRGVTLPNRAVVSPMCMYSAQNGVANDFHLTHLGQFALGGAGLIFTEATAVSIEGRISPEDLGLWSDEQIVPLGHITDFVHRYGGLIGVQLAHAGRKASTYAPWRGHGAVPPEAGGWQVIGPADDPYNAAYPHPVAMTVDDIRRVTSDFAAAARRAQIAGFDVVEIHAAHGYLLHQFLSPLANARADEYGGDFENRVRFLLEVVRAVRAVWPTHLPLFVRVSATDWASGGWDVDQTVALAGLLRFEGVDVLDVSSGGLTPAQQITAGPLYQVPFAARVRREVPDLGVMAVGMIDTPAQAEEILAEGSADLIALARAFLRDPHWPQRAAREFGLTPTLPDVYARAGW
- a CDS encoding homoserine dehydrogenase, which translates into the protein MRTVTVGLLGCGTVGQQVLHLLERRRDIFDNLGVRVEVTGVLVRDARRERDVPPGTPLTSDPAFLGESSVLVEALGGIDQPLALLLPYLRSGRPVITANKALLAECWDDLREHALAGRLYYEASVMAGTPVIGPMSTVLRASTFTRLQAVLNGTCNYILTQMEGGRSYADALAQAQALGYAEDPPTLDVGGFDTAHKLTVLARFCADGNFPYSAVEVRGIEDVTLEEVAQAQAAGERIKLVADLRREGAGWRASVSPRRLPATHALCNEGASRNAMVYEGEECGALIFAGGGAGGMVTASAMVGDLLDWLIGFPGHVPLH